In the genome of Colletotrichum lupini chromosome 8, complete sequence, one region contains:
- a CDS encoding histidine acid phosphatase, with product MYLFLGSRSAPWSLGIGLYGGTCYEITTIAGYYKFRRCCVRQSLELFIQSLGLGQPYRVRSCIQLHDSPEASSLTTSRLVLLAPPPLSHPSAVCVPASNVILASATPASRTFLLLPRCILSSAMSWFPPPRHLVSRHKATYIITLAATRKKEDRDRALLSVTIACHSLTSVVQWEGHAGGAARPRSGVASSSAIWTVPFLPNNNLFPSGCNSEPSTPTTPNSKFLAVDFTSFKGSSTLTAGSLYSYLARPPILAVKRLRPRPSNRRVSSRPSNTFHLINSARSATATNPASPATAAAPASPLNPHSSQTSSSSSHSTVNSSAPTDVPLRSRPGRSVSHSLNLSSSASRKSRHAEPGTTDAHSASASLSMPPPSSIPLKSPRTSLCRTRRESNNSLEAWSDSALQFADVDEVDNTPRLMSGSSQQDSTTAPYRPLPEPALTSRSSFSSESDLKDKRTSVSSIFSVYSLASARGAAPTSVPATQSSAASTNGSDGGPSRSVSGIMSSGKPVTNASQPGAELSNVTVTTSSNGQNTNAAPGGHHLAPRETNTHTHHEVIKRPPRPAQPTRSRSRNKRRFSGSTGASSHSPSSDRGPYHNKEKEEGQSRDTSAPRQRVPTSSNAPAVKPAPWGVIGVCALDVKARSKPSRNILNRLIANREFDVVVFGDKVILDEEVENWPMCQNSIASSCITNPSTHAQDISHLSQIPNQSQASFQLYSLFIYSRRGHYESGFLADYLISFYSDGFPLDKAIAYVKARKPFCVNDVPMQKILWDRRLCLNILDGIGVATPKRIEVNRDGGPKLLTADTAKHIKEITGITLDAEDLGYNRLPRKVELLDDGDILSVDGALLKKPFVEKPVSGEDHNIIIYFPKSTGGGARRLFRKIGNKSSEYDPDLNIPRAILEPENSYIYEKFMRVDNAEDVKAYTVGPNYCHAETRKSPVVDGVVRRNTHGKELRYVTALEPEEKEIASKISTSFGQRVCGFDFLRAGGKSYVIDVNGWSFVKDNDDYYDHCANILKDVFVKERLRRGGVTSPVPSPSPSDMTDPLASRGKEKEASQPIPVPPAQNKSVTNVSAVSEKLPQEPKPIPASAPPQKSESALPSAVTSSCTSPTLPPPPPLVDPAVASVPSTVGTGSATPSAAPSLQGEGTAPPAEEAPVPPPPPKHSWKLKGIVSVIRHADRTPKQKYKFTFHTAPFIELLKGHQEEVLLIGEAALASVLQAVDVALRAGVEDRAKLKSLRNVLVKKGGWAGTKVQIKPMFRKKKTEEVAVSSGDELSQVLKEGVETDFAEKTDDGAAKTENSSPSRMPPKRHDSLSGMTMSRITAAEESLVLEKLQLIVKWGGEPTHSARYQAQELGENMRNDFNLLNRDVLDEVHVFSSSERRVTTSAQIWASAFLDRKDLPEDFITIRKDLLDDSNAAKDEMDKVKKKLKGLLRKGNERPSQFAWPEKMPEPSEVQTRVVQLMNFHRRVMHYNYSKLHNGSAVASLNNAIANPGSEKPTSAEASGSTSSMSSSLSQANAVSNIQPRWCCGEDAELFRERWEKLFAEFCDGEKVDPSKISELYDTMKFDALHNRQFLEWVFTPPKAMLEEEYGIKDKEKDKDSKDGSKEAKTAEKTSDEGKSSQDSREERRDFSGSSDKADKSEASKSSTSVRRIFRRRSFLNGLRHVEAAPPEQYFHLYKSNTQTKAKTDARFEPLRELYQLAKVLFDFICPQEYGISDGEKLEIGLLTSLPLLKEIVQDLEEMQASNDAKSFFYFTKESHIYTLLNCILEGGIETKIKRSTIPELDYLSQICFELYESETKAPAATPDGGEEQTFAYSIRITISPGCHVFDPLDVQLDSKHCISCAPRRSLTPHGDWMQVIRTLRAKFNQVKLPKTFLAVNLSDLFSVEDHERRDSDSEGLEMKGLHPKPKVSEQQTTAHSETESGTGKEELVSAGQALASASSVVMDDEEPVSPRTKPDASTETISQVAADSAE from the exons ATGTACCTCTTCTTGGGGTCTCGATCGGCTCCATGGAGTCTGGGTATTGGACTGTATGGAGGAACATGTTATGAAATCACAACCATTGCTGGGTACTACAAGTTCCGTAGATGTTGCGTTCGCCAGAGCCTAGAACTTTTCATCCAGTCTTTGGGTTTGGGACAACCTTATC GTGTCAGAAGCTGCATTCAGCTTCATGATTCGCCGGAAGCCTCCAGCTTGACAAC GTCTCGGTTGGTGTTGCTAGCCCCCCCACCTCTTTCTCACCCGTCAGCCGTCTGTGTGCCCGCCTCCAACGTCATCCTTGCTTCTGCCACGCCTGCGTCTAGAACGTTTTTACTTCTCCCTCGTTGCATCCTCTCGAGTGCCATGTCTTGGTTT CCGCCGCCCCGCCACCTTGTCTCACGGCACAAAGCTACATACATCATCACGCTCGCGGCAACAA GGAAAAAAGAAGACAGGGACAGGGCTCTATTGTCTGTTACGATTGCTTGCCATTCTCTAACCTCGGTCGTCCAATGGGAAGGCCACGCAGGAGGTGCTGCACGCCCACGTTCTGGCGTCGCTTCTTCATCTGCCATTTGGACGGTACCTTTCTTGCCcaataataacctttttcCATCTGGATGCAACAGCGAGCCCTCAACTCCAACTACTCCAAACTCCAAATTCCTCGCTGTAGACTTCACGTCATTCAA AGGTTCCAGCACCCTGACCGCTGGGTCGCTGTATTCCTACCTTGCTCGCCCTCCAATTCTTGCAGTCAAG CGTCTACGACCCAGGCCCAGCAATCGTCGAGTCAGCAGCCGCCCCTCCAATACCTTCCATCTGATCA ATAGTGCACGCTCGGCTACCGCTACCAATCCTGCTTCCCCTGCCACTGCCGCCGCGCCTGCTTCTCCCCTCAACCCTCACTCTTCTCAAACTTCGTCATCCTCTTCCCATTCGACCGTAAACTCCTCTGCTCCTACCGACGTTCCTCTGCGATCGAGGCCCGGACGCTCCGTCTCGCATTCCCTCAATCTATCCTCTTCTGCCAGCAGGAAGAGCCGACATGCCGAGCCTGGAACCACCGACGCCCACTCTGCCTCTGCTAGCCTTTCCATGCCCCCGCCCTCTTCGATTCCTCTAAAGAGCCCGAGAACTTCTCTCTGCCGCACCCGCCGAGAATCCAATAATTCGCTCGAAGCCTGGAGCGATTCCGCCTTGCAGTTTGCCGACGTCGACGAGGTCGACAATACCCCACGCCTCATGTCTGGGTCTAGCCAGCAAGATTCCACCACCGCCCCATATCGCCCCCTCCCCGAACCCGCCCTCACCTCCCGATCATCTTTTTCTTCCGAGTCCGACCTCAAGGACAAGCGCACATCCGTCTCCAGCATCTTTTCTGTCTACTCCCTGGCCTCGGCTCGCGGCGCCGCCCCAACTTCCGTCCCCGCCACCCAATCCTCTGCTGCTTCGACAAACGGCTCCGACGGTGGCCCTTCGCGCTCCGTTTCCGGCATCATGTCGTCAGGAAAACCAGTCACGAATGCCTCGCAACCCGGCGCCGAGCTCTCCAACGTTACTGTAACTACCTCTTCGAATGGTCAAAATACCAATGCCGCCCCGGGTGGTCATCACCTGGCGCCGCGCGAGACCAATACCCATACGCACCACGAAGTAATCAAACGGCCTCCTCGTCCCGCCCAGCCAACGCGATCCCGCAGCCGCAACAAGCGCAGGTTCAGCGGAAGCACTGGTGCAAGCAGCCATAGCCCCAGCAGCGATCGAGGACCCTACCACAACAAGGAGAAAGAAGAGGGTCAGTCAAGAGATACAAGCGCGCCTCGACAACGTGTACCGACAAGCTCTAATGCGCCTGCAGTCAAGCCAGCGCCTTGGGGTGTTATTGGAGTTTGCGCTTTGGATGTCAAGGCCCGCAGCAAGCCTAGCAGGAACATTCTGAACCGACTCATTGCTAATCGCGAGTTCGATGTCGTTGTGTTTGGTGACAAGGTCATTTTGGACGAAG AGGTCGAGAATTGGCCCATGTG CCAAAACAGTATAGCCTCTTCCTGCATCACCAATCCTTCAACCCATGCACAAGACATCTCCCATCTCTCACAGATCCCCAACCAGTCACAGGCATCCTTTCAACTCTACTCCCTATTCATCTATAGTCGCCGAGGCCATTACGAAAGTGGGTTTCTTGC TGATTATCTCATCTCATTCTATTCGGATGGCTTCCCCCTGGATAAGGCAATTGCCTACGTCAAGGCGAGAAAACCGTTCTGCGTCAACGATGTGCCGATGCAGAAGATTCTTTGGGATCGTCGTCTATGCCTCAACATCTTGGACGGAATTGGCGTGGCTACGCCGAAACGCATCGAGGTGAACCGTGATGGCGGACCTAAGCTTTTGACCGCAGACACTGCAAAGCATATCAAGGAGATTACTGGTATAACCTTGGACGCCGAGGATCTGGGCTACAATAGGCTTCCCCGCAAGGTCGAGCTTCTCGACGACGGCGACATTCTCAGCGTCGACGGCGCTCTGCTCAAGAAACCCTTTGTCGAGAAGCCTGTCAGCGGTGAAGATCACAACATCATCATCTACTTCCCCAAGTCCACCGGTGGTGGTGCTCGCCGGCTGTTTCGCAAAATTGGCAACAAGAGCTCCGAGTATGATCCCGACTTGAACATTCCTCGCGCTATTCTGGAGCCAGAGAATAGTTACATTTACGAAAAGTTCATGAGAGTTGACAATGCTGAGGATGTCAAAGCCTACACTGTGGGACCCAACTACTGCCACGCAGAGACTCGGAAATCTCCAGTTGTCGACGGTGTCGTCAGACGAAACACGCACGGCAAGGAGCTGCGCTATGTCACGGCATTGGAGCCTGAAGAGAAGGAAATTGCGAGCAAGATTTCAACCTCTTTCGGCCAAAGAGTTTGCGGCTTCGACTTCCTGCGGGCCGGCGGCAAGAGCTATGTCATCGACGTTAATGGTTGGAGCTTCGTCAAGGATAACGACGATTACTATGACCACTGCGCCAACATTCTCAAGGATGTCTTTGTCAAGGAGAGGCTTCGCAGAGGCGGCGTCACCTCTCCCGTACCATCACCTTCTCCCTCGGATATGACTGATCCATTGGCATCGCGCggaaaggagaaggaggcttCGCAACCTATCCCTGTGCCACCGGCGCAGAACAAGTCCGTGACCAACGTGTCGGCCGTTTCTGAGAAGCTACCCCAGGAGCCGAAGCCCATACCAGCGAGTGCACCGCCTCAAAAGTCGGAGAGTGCACTCCCCTCTGCTGTCACCAGTTCGTGTACCAGCCCtactcttcctcctccacctCCGCTGGTAGATCCTGCAGTGGCGAGCGTCCCTTCCACCGTGGGAACGGGGTCAGCGACTCCATCCGCCGCGCCTTCGCTGCAAGGGGAGGGCACTGCGCCTCCTGCAGAGGAGGCTCcagtgccgccgccgccaccgaaGCACTCTTGGAAACTCAAGGGCATCGTGTCCGTCATTCGACATGCTGATCGAACTCCGAAGCAAAAGTACAAGTTCACTTTCCATACAGCGCCCTTTATTGAATTACTCAAGGGTCATCAGGAAGAGGTGCTCCTCATAGGAGAGGCCGCTCTGGCCAGCGTACTGCAAGCCGTAGATGTCGCGTTGAGAGCTGGCGTAGAAGACCGCGCCAAGTTGAAATCGCTGCGTAATGTCCTCGTGAAGAAGGGCGGATGGGCTGGCACCAAGGTCCAAATTAAGCCAATGTTCCGAAAGAAGAAGACGGAAGAGGTCGCAGTTTCGTCAGGCGACGAGCTTTCACAAGTCTTGAAAGAAGGCGTCGAAACGGACTTCGCAGAGAAGACTGATGATGGTGCCGCAAAGACGGAAAACTCTTCACCGTCCAGGATGCCACCCAAGAGGCACGACTCACTTTCTGGTATGACCATGTCCCGCATCACAGCAGCGGAGGAAAGCTTGGTCCTAGAGAAGCTTCAGCTCATTGTGAAATGGGGAGGTGAGCCAACACATTCGGCACGCTATCAGGCCCAGGAACTGGGTGAGAACATGAGAAACGATTTCAATCTGCTTAACCGAGATGTCCTTGACGAGGTTCACGTTTTCAGCAGTTCTGAACGTCGCGTTACCACCAGTGCGCAAATTTGGGCTTCTGCTTTCCTGGATCGCAAAGATCTCCCCGAGGACTTCATCACTATCCGCAAGGATTTGCTCGACGACTCCAACGCTGCCAAGGACGAGATGGACAAGGTGAAGAAGAAGTTGAAGGGTCTTCTTCGCAAGGGTAACGAGCGACCTTCCCAATTCGCTTGGCCGGAGAAAATGCCCGAGCCTTCAGAGGTTCAGACGCGCGTTGTTCAACTCATGAACTTCCATCGTCGCGTAATGCACTACAACTACAGCAAGCTGCACAACGGTAGTGCCGTTGCTTCTTTGAATAATGCCATTGCCAACCCGGGTTCCGAGAAACCCACAAGTGCCGAGGCATCAGGCTCGACAAGCTCCATGTCCTCCTCACTGTCTCAGGCGAATGCGGTGAGCAACATTCAACCCAGATGGTGTTGTGGCGAGGATGCCGAGCTCTTCAGGGAACGCTGGGAAAAGCTTTTCGCGGAGTTTTGTGACGGAGAAAAGGTCGATCCAAGCAAGATCTCCGAGCTTTACGACACGATGAAGTTCGATGCTCTGCATAACCGGCAGTTCTTGGAATGGGTATTCACACCGCCCAAAGCCATGCTGGAGGAGGAGTACGGTATCAAGGACAAGGAAAAGGACAAGGACAGCAAGGACGGTAGCAAAGAGGCGAAGACTGCCGAGAAAACATCCGATGAGGGGAAGTCGTCGCAGGACTCCCGCGAGGAACGACGGGATTTCTCGGGATCTAGCGATAAGGCAGACAAGAGCGAAGCCAGCAAGAGCTCAACATCCGTCAGACGCATCTTCCGACGGCGGTCGTTCCTCAACGGTCTCCGACACGTCGAGGCAGCCCCGCCTGAACAGTACTTTCACCTCTACAAGAGCAACACTCAGACCAAGGCAAAGACCGATGCCAGGTTTGAGCCGTTGCGGGAATTGTACCAGCTTGCCAAGGTTCTATTCGACTTCATCTGCCCTCAAGAGTACGGTATCTCTGATGGGGAGAAGCTGGAGATTGGTCTTCTGACATCGTTGCCGCTGCTCAAGGAGATTGTTCAGGATCTTGAGGAGATGCAAGCATCGAACGATGCCAAATCCTTCTTTTACTTTACCAAAGAGTCTCACATTTACACCCTGCTCAACTGCATCCTTGAAGGAGGGATCGAGACGAAGATCAAGAGAAGCACTATTCCCGAGCTTGACTATCTTTCGCAGATCTGCTTCGAGCTGTATGAATCGGAGACCAAGGCCCCTGCCGCCACACCCGACGGGGGCGAGGAGCAGACATTTGCCTACAGCATCAGAATCACCATTAGCCCCGGATGCCACGTCTTCGACCCGCTAGATGTCCAATTGGACAGCAAGCATTGCATCAGCTGCGCTCCGCGACGCAGTCTGACCCCTCACGGCGATTGGATGCAAGTGATCCGCACTCTGAGGGCTAAGTTCAACCA AGTCAAACTTCCCAAGACGTTCCTCGCTGTGAACTTGTCAGATCTCTTTTCTGTCGAGGACCATGAACGACGGGATAGTGACAGCGAGGGGCTCGAAATGAAGGGATTGCATCCTAAGCCCAAGGTATCAGAGCAGCAAACCACTGCCCACTCAGAAACCGAGAGCGGAACAGGAAAGGAGGAGCTTGTCTCAGCGGGCCAGGCTCTTGCTTCAGCCTCGTCGGTCGTCATGGATGATGAGGAGCCCGTTAGCCCGAGAACCAAGCCTGACGCTTCAACCGAGACAATCTCCCAGGTGGCAGCAGACTCTGCCGAGTGA